Proteins encoded together in one Undibacterium sp. CCC3.4 window:
- a CDS encoding response regulator, with translation MLDATTILHARILIVDDQHANVLLLEQMLRARGYTNIASTMDPRSVCALHAEQQFDLILLDLQMPLMDGFEVMDELRQIDHSSYLPVLVITAQPDHKLRALQAGARDFVSKPFDVIEVQTRIHNMLEVRLLYRRLENHKQLLEQAVAERTEELRISEARFKSFTELSSDWYWEQDKHGQFTSLSGTAVEILGLEGGGAGWNTAEHAQLLQNIANRQPFLDFICHRTQPDGDIQTMQVSGEPVFDQAARFIGYRGVGMDITPRRVLSGFSAADFLAD, from the coding sequence ATGCTTGACGCTACTACTATTCTCCATGCCCGCATCTTGATTGTCGATGATCAGCATGCCAATGTCTTACTACTTGAGCAAATGCTGCGCGCGCGCGGCTACACCAACATCGCCAGCACGATGGATCCGCGCAGCGTCTGTGCGCTGCACGCGGAACAACAGTTTGATTTGATTTTGCTCGATCTGCAAATGCCGCTGATGGATGGCTTCGAAGTGATGGATGAATTACGCCAAATCGACCACAGCAGTTACCTGCCGGTATTGGTGATCACGGCGCAACCTGATCACAAATTACGCGCACTGCAAGCTGGGGCACGCGATTTTGTCAGCAAACCTTTTGATGTCATCGAGGTGCAAACACGCATACATAATATGTTGGAAGTGCGTCTGCTGTATCGCCGCTTGGAAAATCATAAGCAATTGCTCGAGCAAGCGGTGGCCGAACGGACTGAAGAATTACGTATCAGCGAGGCCCGCTTCAAAAGTTTTACTGAACTCTCATCCGATTGGTACTGGGAGCAGGATAAGCATGGGCAATTCACCAGCTTGTCGGGTACTGCAGTGGAGATTCTGGGTCTCGAGGGCGGTGGCGCAGGATGGAATACCGCCGAACACGCGCAATTACTGCAGAATATAGCGAACCGTCAGCCGTTTCTCGATTTCATTTGTCATCGCACCCAGCCCGATGGCGATATCCAAACGATGCAAGTCAGCGGCGAACCGGTGTTTGACCAAGCGGCGCGCTTCATCGGCTATCGTGGCGTTGGCATGGATATCACACCGCGGCGCGTGCTGTCGGGTTTCTCAGCAGCAGACTTTTTGGCCGACTGA
- a CDS encoding PAS domain S-box protein, translating into MLTFPLAASAAILLMSVVVLVLSAVFFRLRNRAVQPNRSPLLKAEALQNAIFNSANFSVIATDAQGVIQIFNVGAEHMLGYQAADMINRITPSSISDEAEVIARAAALSLEFHTSITPGFAALVFKASREIEDIYELTYIRSDGSRFPAIVSVTALRDEAERVIGYLLIGTDNTARKRVEAAQALLDQRLRDQQFYTRSLIESNIDAIMTTDPLGIISDVNQQMEALTGCTRDELIGEPFKNYFTDQARAEAAITRALDEGKVTNYELTAYHKDGRQTVVSYNATTFHDREQRLQGVFAAARDVTERKQFEHTLQENNVELELAKAAAEKANRAKSEFLSSMSHELRTPLNAILGFAQLIESGEPVPTPTQKISIDQILQSGWYLLRLINEILDLALIESGKVSLSQESMSMSEVFEDCRAMMEPQADQRRIQMTFPGADRVFYVYADRTRVKQVLINLLSNAIKYNRENGAVIIQCQTTAEKRIRVTVQDTGSGLSPKQLSRLFQPFNRLGREAGTEEGTGIGLVVTRQLVELMGGSMGVESTLGSGCSFWFELLASDAPTLMYDHALPDADTAVALSSDTSAAQRSLLYVEDNPANMALIKQLLLRRRDLKLLTAIDADIGLQLARSLQPAVILMDINLPGLSGYGALKILQNDPATAHIPVMALSANAVPRDIAKGLDAGFFRYLTKPIKVHEFMDALELALQHAALHPREGAPHDAP; encoded by the coding sequence ATGCTTACATTCCCACTCGCGGCCAGCGCGGCAATACTCTTGATGAGCGTCGTCGTGCTCGTGCTTTCAGCGGTGTTTTTCCGTTTGCGAAACCGCGCCGTGCAGCCCAATCGCTCGCCGCTGCTGAAAGCGGAGGCATTGCAAAATGCGATTTTTAACAGCGCCAATTTTTCTGTCATTGCCACCGATGCACAGGGCGTGATTCAAATTTTCAATGTCGGTGCCGAACATATGCTCGGCTACCAAGCCGCCGATATGATCAATCGAATTACCCCTTCGAGTATTTCCGATGAAGCTGAAGTGATCGCCCGCGCCGCTGCGCTGAGTCTGGAATTTCATACCAGTATCACACCCGGTTTTGCAGCCTTGGTATTCAAGGCTTCGCGCGAAATTGAAGATATTTACGAGCTGACATATATTCGTAGTGACGGCAGCCGCTTTCCTGCCATCGTTTCAGTGACGGCATTGCGGGATGAGGCGGAACGGGTGATCGGCTATCTGCTGATCGGCACCGACAATACCGCACGCAAGCGGGTCGAAGCAGCGCAAGCCTTGCTCGATCAACGTTTGCGCGACCAGCAGTTTTATACGCGCTCGCTGATCGAATCGAATATCGATGCCATCATGACTACCGACCCACTCGGTATCATCAGCGATGTCAATCAACAGATGGAAGCGCTGACCGGCTGCACGCGCGACGAATTGATCGGCGAACCGTTCAAAAATTATTTCACTGACCAAGCCCGCGCCGAAGCGGCGATCACCAGAGCGCTGGATGAAGGAAAGGTGACGAACTATGAACTGACGGCTTACCACAAGGATGGCCGACAAACGGTGGTTTCTTATAATGCCACGACGTTTCACGATCGTGAGCAACGTTTGCAAGGGGTATTTGCCGCTGCCCGTGACGTGACCGAGCGCAAACAATTTGAACATACGCTGCAAGAAAACAATGTCGAGCTTGAGCTCGCCAAGGCCGCGGCCGAAAAGGCGAACCGCGCCAAATCGGAGTTCCTCTCGAGTATGAGCCATGAGTTGCGCACGCCGCTCAATGCCATCCTCGGGTTTGCCCAATTGATCGAGTCAGGCGAGCCGGTGCCGACGCCGACACAGAAAATTTCCATCGATCAGATTTTGCAATCGGGTTGGTATTTACTGCGCCTGATAAATGAAATTCTTGATTTGGCACTGATCGAGTCGGGCAAGGTTTCTTTGTCACAGGAATCGATGTCGATGAGCGAGGTATTTGAAGATTGTCGCGCGATGATGGAACCACAGGCCGATCAGCGACGAATTCAGATGACTTTTCCTGGTGCCGACCGGGTGTTTTACGTATATGCCGATCGCACGCGCGTGAAACAAGTATTGATTAATCTGCTCTCGAATGCCATCAAGTACAACCGCGAGAATGGTGCCGTGATCATTCAATGTCAAACGACGGCCGAAAAACGTATCCGCGTGACGGTGCAGGATACCGGCAGCGGTCTGAGTCCGAAACAACTGAGCCGACTATTCCAGCCCTTCAATCGACTTGGCCGCGAAGCCGGCACCGAAGAAGGCACCGGCATCGGTTTGGTGGTGACGCGTCAACTGGTCGAACTGATGGGCGGCAGCATGGGGGTGGAAAGCACGCTCGGTTCCGGCTGCAGCTTTTGGTTTGAGTTACTCGCCTCCGATGCGCCGACCTTGATGTACGATCATGCGCTACCGGACGCCGATACGGCGGTAGCGCTGAGCAGCGACACCTCGGCAGCACAACGCAGCCTGTTGTATGTGGAAGATAATCCGGCCAATATGGCCTTGATCAAACAGCTGCTGCTACGCCGCCGGGATTTGAAATTACTGACGGCAATTGATGCCGACATAGGCTTACAGCTGGCGCGCTCGCTGCAACCGGCTGTGATACTGATGGATATCAATTTGCCCGGTTTGAGTGGCTATGGGGCCCTGAAAATTTTACAAAATGATCCGGCTACTGCGCATATTCCGGTAATGGCCTTATCAGCCAATGCGGTACCGCGCGACATCGCCAAAGGGCTGGATGCCGGATTTTTCCGCTACCTGACCAAGCCTATCAAGGTCCATGAATTCATGGATGCACTCGAGCTTGCATTACAACATGCCGCACTCCACCCACGCGAGGGCGCGCCGCACGATGCGCCGTGA
- a CDS encoding Crp/Fnr family transcriptional regulator, protein MPTVPDPNQNHLLAALLEAEYDRLSPHLELIALLVGDVLYESGEKLQHVYFPTTAIVSLHYLLEDGGSSEIAGVGNEGVLGISLFMGGDSTPSRAVVQTGGYAYRLRSQLLLDEFHRADLVMRLLLRYTQALLTQMSQTSVCNRHHCVEQQLCRWLLLTLDRVSNNELTITQELIANTLGVRREGVTEAAGKLQQLGYISYRRGHITVIDRHGLEEKVCECYGVVKKEFARLLSDVRQR, encoded by the coding sequence ATGCCCACTGTCCCTGATCCGAATCAGAACCATTTGCTGGCTGCCTTACTGGAAGCGGAATACGATCGTCTGTCACCACACTTGGAATTGATCGCCTTGTTGGTTGGCGATGTGTTGTACGAATCGGGCGAAAAACTGCAGCATGTGTATTTTCCGACCACGGCCATTGTTTCGCTCCATTACTTGCTGGAAGACGGCGGCTCATCCGAAATCGCCGGAGTCGGGAATGAAGGCGTGCTCGGCATTTCCTTGTTCATGGGTGGTGACAGTACCCCGAGCCGTGCGGTGGTGCAAACCGGCGGTTATGCCTATCGCTTGCGCTCGCAATTGCTGCTCGATGAGTTTCACCGCGCCGATCTGGTGATGCGTTTGCTGCTGCGTTACACCCAGGCCTTACTCACGCAAATGTCGCAGACTTCGGTGTGCAACCGCCATCATTGCGTGGAACAACAATTGTGCCGCTGGTTATTGTTGACGCTCGATCGCGTATCGAATAATGAATTGACGATTACTCAGGAATTGATTGCCAATACATTAGGAGTAAGGCGCGAAGGCGTGACCGAAGCGGCTGGAAAATTACAGCAACTCGGCTATATCAGTTATCGCCGCGGCCATATCACGGTCATTGATCGGCACGGCTTGGAAGAAAAAGTTTGCGAATGCTACGGCGTAGTAAAAAAAGAGTTTGCGCGTCTATTATCAGATGTGCGCCAGCGCTGA
- a CDS encoding BON domain-containing protein — translation MKKTQFTGTLIAALMLTSIGACSATPNSDGKVAAPVVGAADRSASPGPATPAPAMPGSESSGTAPMAGAADRSAMPAGESTGQYVDDTAITAGVKAAILNDATLKVTEIKVETMKGTVQLSGIVGSEENIITAVQLARRVKGVVAVNNTMRLK, via the coding sequence ATGAAAAAAACTCAATTCACCGGTACCCTGATCGCTGCACTGATGTTGACATCAATCGGTGCCTGTTCCGCTACGCCTAACAGTGATGGCAAGGTGGCAGCACCTGTAGTCGGCGCTGCCGATCGTTCGGCCTCGCCTGGTCCCGCAACACCTGCTCCTGCGATGCCTGGCAGTGAAAGCAGTGGCACCGCCCCGATGGCTGGCGCCGCCGATCGCTCGGCGATGCCTGCCGGCGAAAGTACTGGCCAGTATGTCGACGACACTGCCATCACGGCCGGCGTCAAGGCAGCGATACTCAATGACGCCACACTCAAGGTTACTGAAATCAAGGTAGAGACCATGAAAGGTACCGTGCAATTGAGCGGCATCGTCGGCTCCGAAGAAAATATCATCACTGCCGTCCAATTGGCACGCCGTGTCAAAGGTGTTGTCGCCGTAAATAATACGATGCGCCTGAAATAA
- a CDS encoding glycine zipper 2TM domain-containing protein, with amino-acid sequence MNSITILIRYVVVLGLLLSIAACAGMSRRDERTAIGATAGAVVGAVLTGGSPVGTVGGAAVGGVIGNQIRSK; translated from the coding sequence ATGAACAGTATTACCATCCTCATTCGGTATGTCGTCGTGCTCGGCCTGCTGCTTAGCATAGCAGCTTGCGCCGGCATGTCGCGACGCGATGAACGCACTGCCATCGGCGCTACTGCCGGTGCTGTAGTCGGTGCCGTGCTGACCGGTGGCAGTCCGGTTGGCACAGTCGGCGGCGCTGCCGTCGGCGGTGTGATTGGCAATCAGATTCGTTCGAAATAG
- a CDS encoding lmo0937 family membrane protein — protein sequence MLYTIAVVLIVLWLLGLVTSYTIGGFIHILLVIAVIMVLLRLISGTSL from the coding sequence ATGCTCTATACGATCGCAGTCGTATTAATCGTTCTCTGGTTGCTCGGTCTCGTGACGTCGTATACCATCGGCGGTTTCATACATATTTTGCTCGTCATTGCCGTGATCATGGTATTACTGCGCTTGATAAGTGGCACCTCCCTGTAG
- a CDS encoding metallophosphoesterase family protein, translated as MKIAVISDIHGNLAALDAVLADIDRQQVDLTVNLGDILSGALQPCATADRLMARNFPTIRGNHERQILEGETTRLGASDLYARATLRADQLAWLASLPLTLQFDRVLMVHGTPSSDLTYFLETVTSSGCRAATQEEILARAGVDDVSLILCGHTHVPRVVRLDDGRLIVNPGSVGLPAYRDIRPYPHRIENGAPHARYAVVDDGSGTWQAELLAVSYDWEAAAALALAHGRADWVAPLTRGFCEPCNAPQQPAP; from the coding sequence ATGAAAATCGCCGTCATTTCCGATATCCATGGCAATCTGGCCGCGCTCGATGCGGTACTGGCTGACATCGACCGCCAACAAGTCGATCTGACCGTTAATCTCGGTGACATCCTTTCTGGCGCATTGCAACCGTGTGCAACTGCCGATCGTCTGATGGCACGTAATTTCCCTACCATCCGCGGTAATCATGAGCGCCAAATTCTCGAGGGCGAGACCACCCGACTCGGTGCTTCCGACCTGTATGCTCGGGCGACACTGCGCGCCGACCAATTGGCCTGGCTGGCATCCTTACCTCTCACCTTGCAATTTGATCGTGTGCTCATGGTGCACGGCACACCGAGCAGCGATCTGACTTATTTTCTGGAAACCGTCACCAGCAGCGGCTGTCGTGCCGCCACCCAAGAAGAAATTTTGGCCCGTGCCGGTGTCGATGATGTCAGCCTGATATTGTGCGGCCATACGCATGTGCCGCGGGTCGTGCGCCTCGATGATGGCCGCTTGATCGTCAATCCCGGCAGCGTCGGCTTGCCAGCCTACCGCGATATCCGGCCTTATCCACATCGTATTGAAAATGGCGCACCCCATGCGCGTTATGCAGTGGTCGACGATGGCAGTGGTACTTGGCAAGCCGAACTGCTGGCCGTTAGCTACGACTGGGAGGCCGCTGCCGCCTTGGCTCTGGCACATGGACGAGCTGACTGGGTCGCGCCCTTGACCCGTGGATTTTGCGAACCCTGCAATGCGCCACAACAGCCAGCCCCGTAG